In the Clostridium sporogenes genome, one interval contains:
- the brnQ gene encoding branched-chain amino acid transport system II carrier protein, with translation MKKTSSKDFIVIGFALFAMFFGAGNLIFPPFIGNLVGDKVPAAIIGFLITGVGLPLSAIIACAKINGTFSDISSRVGKYFSVISTTALILAIGPMLCIPRTAATTYELTVQPIFPSIGPVVSAIIYFAVCLFFVLRPSGIVDSIGKILTPCLLVMLAIIIIKGLVSPLGPVVSTNFQGAFSTSLLEGYQTMDTMGSVIFASIILASVRSKGYTDEKYVISVTIKSGMVAIVGLGLVYGGLMILGSQTSQIITGEIGRTALVIEIVKRDLGSAGIIILGIAVGLACLTTAIGLLSTGAEYLSKLTKNKVSYNAFAIIISVVSGILGIGGVDKIIKFSVPILQILYPIVIVLIVITLAGKAVKNDSIVKFTVYITLIVSIIDTLNTLTGEKVTFIKGILGIIPLSNVGFSWVVPAIIAFIIGTIIFGNKQGKIERAADY, from the coding sequence ATGAAAAAAACATCATCAAAAGATTTTATAGTTATTGGATTTGCACTTTTTGCAATGTTTTTTGGAGCAGGTAATTTAATATTTCCACCTTTTATCGGAAATTTAGTTGGGGACAAGGTTCCAGCTGCAATTATTGGTTTTTTGATTACAGGGGTAGGTCTGCCATTGAGCGCTATAATAGCCTGTGCTAAAATTAATGGTACTTTTTCAGATATATCGTCAAGAGTAGGAAAATACTTTAGTGTTATATCTACAACAGCTTTGATATTAGCTATAGGACCAATGCTTTGTATACCAAGAACAGCAGCTACTACTTATGAATTAACAGTACAGCCAATATTCCCATCTATAGGACCAGTAGTATCAGCTATAATTTATTTTGCAGTTTGTTTATTTTTTGTATTAAGACCATCAGGAATAGTTGACAGTATAGGTAAAATTTTAACACCCTGCTTATTGGTTATGTTAGCAATTATAATAATAAAGGGATTAGTCTCACCATTAGGGCCTGTTGTTAGTACCAATTTTCAAGGAGCATTTTCAACATCTTTACTTGAAGGTTATCAAACAATGGATACCATGGGGTCAGTAATATTTGCATCAATAATTTTAGCATCTGTAAGAAGTAAGGGATATACAGATGAAAAGTATGTAATAAGTGTTACTATAAAATCAGGTATGGTTGCTATAGTAGGATTGGGATTGGTTTATGGTGGACTTATGATTCTAGGAAGTCAAACTTCACAAATAATTACTGGAGAAATAGGAAGAACTGCTTTAGTTATTGAAATAGTTAAAAGAGATTTGGGTAGTGCAGGAATAATTATATTAGGAATAGCTGTTGGACTTGCCTGTCTTACTACAGCCATTGGACTGTTATCTACAGGAGCAGAATATCTTAGTAAACTTACTAAAAATAAAGTATCTTATAATGCTTTTGCAATTATTATAAGTGTGGTAAGTGGAATACTGGGAATAGGTGGAGTTGATAAAATAATTAAATTTTCAGTTCCAATATTACAAATTTTATATCCAATAGTAATAGTACTAATAGTAATAACTTTAGCAGGCAAAGCTGTTAAAAATGATAGTATAGTAAAATTTACTGTTTATATTACATTGATTGTAAGTATAATTGATACATTAAATACATTAACTGGTGAAAAAGTAACTTTCATAAAAGGTATTTTAGGAATTATACCTCTTTCCAATGTTGGTTTTTCATGGGTAGTTCCAGCAATTATAGCATTTATAATAGGTACAATAATTTTTGGAAATAAACAAGGAAAAATTGAACGAGCAGCAGATTATTAA
- the brnQ gene encoding branched-chain amino acid transport system II carrier protein, with the protein MKKTSSKDFIVIGFALFAMFFGAGNLIFPPYMGKLVGDQAPIAIIGFLITGVGLPLSGIIACAKINGTFSDISGRVGRKFSVIATTALILAIGPMLAIPRTAATTYELGINPVFPSIPPIVGVAIYFAICLAFVLRPSGIVDNIGKILTPALLVLLAIIIIKGLVSPLGPVINTNFEGAFSKSLLEGYQTMDAMASVIFSSIILTSVRAKGYTDKNDIISATIKSGVVAILGLAFVYGGLMILGSQTSQIIPQEMGRSALVVEIVKRDLGNAGTIILGLAVGLACLTTAIGLISTGADYFSGLTKGKVSYNTFAIIISVVSALLGTGGVEKIVKFAVPVLQILYPIVIVLIVITLLGKLVKNNNIVKITVYTTLIVSVIDTINILTNGSVSFIKSLLGIIPLSNVGFSWLIPAIIAFIIGTVIFGKKQDGNSEIADA; encoded by the coding sequence ATGAAGAAAACATCATCAAAAGATTTCATAGTTATTGGTTTTGCACTTTTCGCAATGTTTTTTGGAGCAGGAAACTTAATTTTTCCACCCTATATGGGAAAATTAGTAGGAGATCAGGCACCGATAGCAATCATTGGTTTTTTAATTACTGGAGTAGGTTTGCCGTTAAGTGGTATAATAGCCTGTGCTAAAATTAATGGTACATTTTCAGATATATCAGGAAGAGTAGGTAGAAAGTTTTCTGTTATAGCTACAACTGCATTGATATTAGCCATAGGGCCAATGCTTGCAATACCTAGAACAGCAGCTACTACTTATGAATTAGGAATAAATCCAGTATTTCCATCTATACCACCAATTGTAGGAGTTGCAATTTATTTTGCTATTTGTTTAGCTTTTGTATTAAGACCATCAGGAATAGTGGATAATATAGGTAAAATTTTAACACCAGCTTTATTGGTTTTATTAGCAATTATAATAATTAAAGGATTAGTTTCACCACTAGGACCAGTTATTAATACTAATTTTGAAGGAGCTTTTTCAAAATCTTTACTTGAAGGCTATCAAACAATGGATGCCATGGCATCAGTAATATTTTCATCAATAATTTTAACATCAGTAAGAGCTAAGGGGTATACAGACAAAAATGATATAATATCTGCTACTATAAAATCAGGGGTTGTAGCCATATTAGGATTAGCTTTTGTTTATGGTGGACTTATGATTTTAGGAAGTCAAACTTCCCAAATAATTCCCCAAGAAATGGGAAGATCAGCTTTAGTTGTGGAGATAGTTAAGAGAGACTTAGGAAATGCAGGTACAATTATATTAGGATTAGCTGTTGGGCTTGCCTGTCTTACTACAGCAATTGGACTTATATCTACAGGAGCAGACTACTTTAGTGGTTTAACTAAGGGAAAAGTTTCCTATAATACTTTTGCCATCATTATAAGTGTAGTGAGTGCTTTGCTTGGAACAGGTGGAGTTGAAAAGATAGTTAAATTTGCAGTACCAGTGCTACAGATTTTATATCCAATAGTAATTGTCTTAATAGTAATAACTTTATTAGGAAAACTTGTTAAGAATAATAATATTGTAAAGATAACAGTTTATACTACCTTAATAGTAAGTGTAATAGATACAATTAATATATTAACAAATGGAAGCGTATCTTTTATAAAAAGCTTATTAGGAATTATACCACTTTCTAATGTAGGTTTCTCATGGTTAATTCCGGCAATTATAGCATTTATAATAGGTACAGTAATCTTCGGGAAAAAACAAGATGGAAATTCAGAAATAGCAGATGCTTAA
- a CDS encoding amidohydrolase, translated as MLLIKNGKIHTMTGEIYVNDCILINNGKIEKIAKKIDVSNEDLQVIDAKGGWVMPGFIDAHCHIGIMEEGIKFEGMDLNEYSSAITPHLRAIDGINPRDRAFKSAIETGITTAMTGMGSSNPIGGQFAIIKTYGKSVDEMLVKAPAALKIAFGENPKSIFGKKGKMPITRMGTVALIRETLYKARNYKNRKEQALREGKVFDIDIKMESIMPVLNGEIPLKAHAHRSDDILTAIRIAKEFGVKLTIDHGTEANLVIDYIKESGFPVIAGPNMNFRGKVETQNRSYDTAKILQESGILYAIITDHPVVPIEFLPLSAALAVKNGLQEDEALKAITINAAKILGIDNRVGTLEEGKDADICIYNDNPLNIISKNIYTIISGNIVYDFNIDQ; from the coding sequence GTGTTATTGATAAAAAATGGTAAAATACATACTATGACTGGAGAAATTTATGTAAACGATTGTATATTAATTAACAATGGCAAAATAGAAAAAATAGCTAAAAAAATAGATGTTAGTAATGAGGATTTACAAGTTATAGATGCTAAAGGTGGCTGGGTAATGCCAGGATTTATTGATGCTCATTGTCACATAGGCATAATGGAAGAAGGAATAAAGTTTGAAGGAATGGATTTAAATGAGTATTCAAGTGCTATAACACCTCATTTAAGAGCTATAGATGGAATAAATCCTAGAGATAGAGCATTTAAGTCTGCTATAGAAACTGGTATAACTACAGCTATGACAGGCATGGGAAGTTCAAATCCTATAGGTGGACAATTTGCCATAATAAAAACCTATGGTAAATCTGTAGATGAAATGCTAGTAAAGGCTCCAGCAGCGCTAAAGATAGCTTTTGGAGAAAATCCGAAGAGTATATTCGGGAAAAAAGGTAAAATGCCTATAACAAGGATGGGAACTGTAGCTTTAATAAGAGAGACTTTGTATAAAGCTAGAAATTATAAGAATAGAAAAGAGCAAGCTTTAAGAGAGGGGAAAGTATTCGATATAGATATAAAAATGGAATCTATTATGCCTGTTTTAAATGGGGAAATACCTTTAAAGGCCCATGCTCATAGAAGTGATGATATATTAACTGCTATAAGAATAGCTAAGGAATTTGGTGTAAAACTTACTATAGACCATGGAACAGAAGCTAATTTAGTAATAGATTATATAAAAGAAAGTGGCTTTCCTGTGATAGCAGGACCTAATATGAATTTTAGGGGGAAAGTGGAGACACAAAATAGAAGCTATGATACGGCAAAAATTCTACAGGAAAGTGGAATTTTATATGCTATTATCACAGATCATCCTGTAGTGCCTATTGAATTCTTGCCTTTATCTGCAGCTTTAGCTGTGAAAAATGGACTCCAAGAGGATGAAGCTTTAAAAGCTATAACTATAAATGCTGCAAAAATATTAGGAATAGATAATAGAGTAGGGACTTTGGAAGAGGGAAAAGATGCAGATATATGCATATATAATGATAATCCTTTAAATATAATTTCTAAAAATATATATACTATAATTTCAGGAAATATAGTATATGATTTCAATATAGATCAATAA
- a CDS encoding zinc ribbon domain-containing protein encodes MHFCRKCGNKLQKNSKHCNICGSEIEKIHKEDISNINDLNDKHILVHKEEPLEKIKKFNFIKKIKENKFSFIFILILMVIGAFVIKNPVKNLFIRNNSANWLVYAFDKYKEYETLDTVSDFNIKFTVQPQKSMNYENIEDIIEQCTLKVNNKIDKNTNEVYSKISLIYKKENILSGEIYSNKEYIAIEMPQLYKDIIYIKWQDVNKLINNNDSMDAIDPKNYENALSIKKSKYYNEVNKNYKEFFNENLNPYVKNGDTVELSIKNKDKEKIIKCNEVVMHLNNEGIMKILNTLIQKVSEDESLKLLVQDRIFEFLDTAQNKGELNKLNISKDEIDNVKRNFNLEYDAFVKELNNIEKEDKKSFNAKINSLTKVRIDSQNYIRGVKSQISVEKKKTCFNFISNTTINSINTKLDMKKIAIEGAKDISKFNQEDMKNMIKEIENNLQKNMILKLNIK; translated from the coding sequence ATGCATTTTTGCAGAAAATGTGGCAATAAGTTACAAAAAAACTCGAAACACTGTAATATATGTGGAAGTGAAATAGAAAAAATACATAAAGAAGATATAAGTAATATCAACGATTTAAATGATAAACATATTTTAGTACATAAAGAAGAGCCGTTAGAAAAAATAAAAAAATTTAATTTTATTAAAAAAATTAAAGAAAATAAATTTTCCTTTATTTTTATTTTAATATTAATGGTTATAGGTGCATTTGTTATAAAGAATCCTGTTAAAAATCTTTTTATAAGAAATAATTCAGCAAATTGGTTAGTATATGCTTTTGATAAATATAAGGAATATGAAACCTTAGATACTGTCAGTGATTTTAATATAAAGTTTACAGTACAACCTCAGAAATCTATGAATTATGAAAATATAGAAGATATAATAGAACAGTGTACTTTAAAAGTAAATAATAAAATAGATAAAAATACTAATGAAGTATATAGTAAGATAAGCTTAATATATAAAAAAGAAAATATTTTGAGTGGGGAAATTTATAGTAATAAAGAATATATAGCTATAGAAATGCCTCAATTATATAAAGATATAATATACATAAAATGGCAGGATGTAAATAAACTAATAAATAATAATGATAGTATGGATGCCATAGATCCTAAGAATTATGAGAATGCTTTAAGTATAAAGAAATCTAAATATTATAATGAAGTTAATAAAAATTATAAAGAATTTTTTAATGAGAACTTGAATCCCTATGTTAAAAATGGAGATACTGTAGAACTTAGTATAAAAAATAAAGATAAAGAAAAAATCATAAAATGTAATGAAGTAGTAATGCATTTAAATAATGAAGGAATAATGAAAATTTTAAATACTTTAATTCAAAAAGTATCAGAAGATGAAAGCTTAAAATTATTAGTGCAAGATAGAATTTTTGAGTTTTTAGATACAGCTCAAAACAAAGGAGAACTAAATAAACTTAATATTAGTAAAGATGAAATAGATAATGTTAAAAGAAACTTTAATTTAGAATATGATGCTTTTGTAAAAGAGCTTAATAATATTGAAAAGGAAGATAAAAAAAGTTTTAATGCTAAGATAAACAGTTTAACAAAAGTAAGAATAGATTCTCAAAACTATATAAGAGGAGTAAAATCTCAAATTTCTGTAGAGAAGAAAAAGACTTGTTTTAATTTTATATCAAATACTACAATTAATTCTATTAACACTAAATTAGATATGAAAAAAATAGCTATAGAAGGAGCTAAAGATATAAGTAAATTTAATCAAGAAGATATGAAGAATATGATAAAAGAAATAGAAAATAATTTACAAAAAAATATGATTTTAAAATTAAATATAAAGTAA
- a CDS encoding sulfurtransferase, with protein MKNFVSTEWLQNHLEDENIVIVDCRGDLLKDSYGEQIYKKGHIKNAVFADLKKVMSSEEKEHGGRNPLPSLENFKENLEKLGIKKNTLIIAYDELKIAGAARFCWMLRYMGHTNNYVLDGGIGKWSKENRKLYIEENISKENSIKKNSKEKLYIKNEEFNISLKGEVKEEIKADMNYIKDNMNKDLILVDSRTNIRYRGVEEPIDKKSGHIPGAQNFYWKDMLKKDDTIDENKVKEKFLPLKKYSNIAVYCGSGIDATFNFLLLDELEIKSRVYAGSWSDWITYKYNPIE; from the coding sequence GTGAAAAATTTTGTATCTACAGAGTGGTTACAAAATCATTTAGAAGATGAAAATATAGTTATTGTAGACTGTAGAGGAGATCTTTTAAAGGATAGTTATGGAGAACAAATTTATAAAAAGGGACATATAAAAAATGCTGTTTTTGCAGATTTAAAAAAAGTTATGTCTTCTGAAGAAAAAGAGCATGGAGGTAGAAATCCATTACCTTCATTAGAAAATTTTAAAGAAAATCTAGAAAAATTAGGTATAAAGAAAAACACTTTAATTATAGCCTATGACGAATTAAAAATTGCTGGAGCAGCTAGATTTTGCTGGATGCTGAGATATATGGGACACACTAATAATTATGTTTTAGATGGTGGAATAGGCAAGTGGAGTAAAGAAAACAGAAAGCTATATATTGAAGAAAATATTAGTAAAGAAAATAGTATTAAAAAAAATAGTAAAGAGAAGTTATATATTAAAAATGAAGAGTTTAATATTTCTTTAAAAGGAGAGGTAAAAGAAGAAATAAAAGCTGATATGAATTACATAAAAGATAACATGAATAAAGATCTAATATTAGTAGATTCAAGAACTAATATTAGATATAGGGGTGTGGAAGAGCCAATAGATAAAAAGTCTGGGCATATTCCAGGAGCACAAAACTTTTATTGGAAGGATATGCTAAAAAAAGATGATACTATAGATGAAAATAAAGTTAAAGAAAAATTTTTACCATTAAAAAAATATTCTAATATAGCAGTTTATTGTGGCTCAGGAATAGATGCAACTTTTAATTTTCTACTTTTAGATGAATTAGAAATTAAATCTAGAGTTTATGCAGGAAGTTGGAGTGATTGGATAACTTATAAATATAACCCTATAGAGTAG
- the dapB gene encoding 4-hydroxy-tetrahydrodipicolinate reductase, translating into MKIIVIGPRGKMGNLVAKSCYNNENIELVAAVAPKGRDYIGQDLGIVANLGRNIDCKVVDNLDNVIDKCDCIIDFTDPNTSMDVFEKALKSKKSVVCGTTGFSERELNRINEISKEIPVVLAGNTSMVVNLMYKLVELAVNTIGNMSDIEIIEMHDRYKKDAPSGTSLEIGEVLAKTFNKELKELAQFGRYGKGEREEGKIAYHSLRAGDISSSHTVMFGLMGERLEITHHAHNWECFANGGCQAALFLRDKKPGIYSMKDVLSL; encoded by the coding sequence ATGAAGATAATAGTTATTGGACCTAGGGGAAAAATGGGGAACTTAGTTGCTAAATCTTGTTATAATAATGAAAATATAGAACTTGTAGCAGCAGTAGCACCGAAGGGAAGGGATTACATAGGACAAGATCTTGGTATAGTTGCAAACCTAGGTAGAAATATAGATTGCAAAGTTGTAGATAATTTAGATAATGTTATAGATAAATGTGATTGTATTATAGATTTCACAGATCCAAATACTTCTATGGACGTATTTGAAAAGGCTTTAAAAAGTAAAAAATCTGTGGTGTGTGGTACTACTGGTTTTTCAGAAAGAGAACTAAATAGGATAAATGAGATTTCAAAAGAAATACCAGTGGTTTTAGCAGGAAATACTTCTATGGTTGTAAATCTTATGTATAAATTAGTAGAACTTGCGGTTAATACTATAGGAAATATGTCTGATATTGAAATAATAGAAATGCATGATAGATATAAAAAGGATGCTCCAAGTGGAACTTCTTTAGAAATTGGAGAAGTTCTAGCAAAAACCTTTAATAAGGAATTAAAAGAATTAGCTCAATTTGGAAGATATGGGAAAGGTGAAAGAGAAGAAGGAAAAATTGCATATCATTCCTTAAGAGCGGGAGATATTTCAAGTAGCCACACAGTTATGTTTGGTCTTATGGGAGAAAGATTAGAAATAACCCATCATGCACATAACTGGGAATGCTTTGCTAATGGAGGATGCCAAGCTGCCTTATTTTTAAGAGATAAAAAACCAGGAATATATTCCATGAAGGATGTATTAAGTTTGTAA
- a CDS encoding hydrogenase maturation nickel metallochaperone HypA, which translates to MHEVGIMIEVIKNIENLARINKLTKIDTLVLQIGELSSVIPRYIEACYPAAVDGTLLQDTKLKIEILPGNAICKKCNKVFNLIENNNKCPNCVSKDWEILCGKEFMIKEIVAC; encoded by the coding sequence TTGCATGAAGTTGGAATTATGATTGAAGTCATTAAAAATATTGAAAATCTTGCAAGAATAAATAAATTAACAAAAATAGATACATTAGTTCTTCAGATCGGTGAGCTCTCATCGGTAATTCCGAGATACATTGAAGCATGTTACCCAGCTGCAGTTGATGGTACATTATTGCAAGATACAAAACTAAAAATTGAGATACTACCAGGTAATGCTATTTGTAAAAAGTGTAATAAAGTTTTTAATCTTATTGAGAATAATAATAAATGCCCAAATTGCGTAAGTAAAGATTGGGAGATATTATGTGGAAAAGAGTTTATGATTAAGGAAATTGTTGCTTGCTAG
- a CDS encoding FAD-dependent oxidoreductase, translating into MVKKKVLKLANKIAGGITGGVVKVKPTDSEYKILATVTTDEMAEVALHLEIRKPKSVEEVADLCKKPADEVEKILYKMAVDGSVKVEKENGVDKYFLELYVPGVMEYMVANRENIKKYPVIPESFEEYTRKLGALMAGNIPVGMGVMRVIPIESAIEGDTRRASYEEISDLINKHEIFSVADCACRTSMRVIGQGCGHTVEEMCIQLGPAAEYYIRTGRGRRITREEAISICKKAEKEGLIHQIPNLSGPGKTLAICNCCGCSCFGLRNANLYRNPDFSRSNYISQVDKDKCVACGQCVENCPSNALTLGQNLCAKKPIKVEKEKETPYDTKWGKDKWNPDYRHRKVVAEGGTSPCKSECPAHIAIQGYIKMASQGKYREALELIKKENPFPAICGRICPRKCESACTRSDVDEPLAIDEIKKFIADQDLKEEHRFVPERKNDRAEKIAVIGAGPAGLSCAYFLAVDGYKVTVFEKEKKLGGMLALGIPSFRLGKEVVNAEIDILKELGVEFKTGVEVGKDTTFPELRELGYKAFYLAIGAQAGRNLGIEGEEEEGVMTGVDFLRKINLGEDLKMDGEVIVIGGGNVAIDVARTTERIGASQVDMYCLENREEMPALGEEIEEALSEGISINNSWGPKRIIQENGRVVGVEFKKCISVFDENRKFNPKFDENETKIVKANSVLISVGQGMNWGGLLKDTKIELNPNKTIKADPITFQTGEVDVFAGGDVLTGPKFAIDAIALGKQGAISIHRYVHGDNLTISREREYRALDKENVNMDGYDRLPRQRPLHVEGNESKVTFKDLRGTFTEEEIEKETKRCLGCGAVVVDQYQCVGCGMCTIRCKFDAISLIRKYDSSGLEFKDMKPAVIKHVIKRQGRIAVKSVRKSVKSIFSREKSNI; encoded by the coding sequence ATGGTAAAGAAAAAAGTACTTAAACTGGCCAATAAGATTGCTGGTGGGATTACTGGTGGGGTAGTAAAAGTAAAACCAACGGACTCGGAATATAAAATTCTTGCCACAGTTACTACAGATGAAATGGCAGAAGTAGCACTTCATCTAGAGATCCGCAAACCCAAAAGCGTAGAGGAAGTTGCTGATCTTTGCAAAAAACCTGCAGATGAGGTAGAAAAAATTTTATACAAGATGGCAGTTGATGGCTCAGTTAAAGTAGAAAAGGAAAATGGTGTTGATAAGTATTTTCTTGAACTTTATGTTCCTGGTGTCATGGAATACATGGTTGCAAATAGAGAAAATATAAAAAAATATCCAGTAATTCCTGAATCTTTTGAAGAATATACAAGAAAATTAGGTGCATTAATGGCAGGAAATATTCCTGTAGGAATGGGTGTAATGAGAGTTATACCAATTGAAAGTGCCATTGAAGGTGATACAAGAAGAGCCTCTTATGAAGAAATTTCAGACCTGATTAATAAACATGAGATTTTCTCTGTTGCGGATTGTGCATGTCGTACATCCATGAGAGTTATTGGGCAAGGCTGCGGACATACCGTTGAAGAAATGTGTATTCAGCTTGGTCCAGCTGCTGAGTATTATATTCGAACAGGAAGAGGTAGACGCATCACTAGAGAAGAAGCTATAAGTATTTGTAAGAAAGCTGAGAAGGAAGGTTTGATACATCAGATACCTAATTTATCAGGACCAGGAAAAACCCTTGCTATTTGTAATTGTTGCGGATGTTCCTGCTTTGGATTAAGGAATGCCAATTTGTATAGAAACCCTGATTTTTCAAGATCAAATTATATTTCACAAGTGGATAAAGATAAATGTGTTGCTTGTGGACAATGTGTAGAAAATTGCCCATCTAATGCATTAACACTAGGGCAAAATTTATGCGCAAAGAAACCTATTAAAGTGGAGAAGGAAAAAGAAACGCCATACGATACTAAGTGGGGGAAGGACAAATGGAATCCTGATTATCGTCATCGTAAAGTTGTTGCTGAGGGTGGAACAAGTCCATGTAAATCTGAATGTCCAGCTCACATAGCAATTCAAGGGTACATCAAGATGGCATCTCAAGGAAAGTACAGGGAAGCCTTGGAGCTTATAAAGAAAGAAAATCCCTTCCCAGCAATTTGCGGACGTATTTGCCCAAGAAAATGCGAATCTGCCTGTACAAGATCAGATGTAGATGAGCCACTTGCTATTGATGAAATCAAAAAGTTCATTGCTGATCAGGACTTAAAAGAAGAACATCGTTTTGTACCTGAAAGGAAAAATGATAGAGCGGAAAAAATTGCTGTAATTGGTGCAGGTCCTGCAGGCCTATCTTGTGCTTATTTCTTAGCTGTTGATGGTTATAAGGTAACAGTGTTTGAAAAGGAAAAAAAGCTTGGTGGAATGTTAGCCCTTGGAATTCCATCCTTTAGATTAGGAAAAGAAGTAGTAAATGCAGAAATCGACATTTTGAAAGAACTAGGAGTAGAATTTAAAACAGGGGTTGAGGTTGGCAAAGATACTACTTTTCCTGAACTGAGAGAACTTGGCTACAAAGCATTTTATTTAGCAATTGGCGCTCAAGCTGGTCGAAATCTAGGAATTGAGGGTGAAGAAGAAGAAGGGGTAATGACAGGTGTAGATTTTTTACGAAAAATAAATCTAGGTGAAGATCTGAAAATGGATGGGGAAGTTATCGTCATTGGTGGAGGAAATGTTGCTATTGATGTTGCTCGAACTACAGAAAGAATTGGTGCTTCACAAGTAGATATGTATTGTTTAGAAAATAGAGAAGAAATGCCTGCACTTGGGGAAGAAATTGAAGAAGCGTTATCAGAAGGTATTAGTATCAACAATTCTTGGGGGCCAAAACGTATAATTCAGGAAAATGGACGTGTTGTTGGTGTGGAATTTAAAAAATGTATTTCTGTCTTTGATGAAAATAGAAAGTTTAATCCTAAATTCGATGAAAATGAAACAAAGATTGTTAAAGCAAACAGTGTATTAATTTCAGTTGGTCAAGGAATGAATTGGGGAGGATTATTAAAAGATACTAAAATAGAATTAAATCCAAATAAGACAATAAAAGCTGATCCTATCACTTTCCAAACAGGAGAGGTAGATGTATTCGCTGGTGGAGATGTGCTAACAGGACCTAAGTTTGCTATTGACGCTATTGCTTTAGGTAAGCAAGGTGCCATTTCAATTCATCGCTATGTTCATGGTGATAACTTGACAATAAGCCGTGAAAGGGAATATCGTGCTCTTGACAAAGAAAACGTGAACATGGATGGCTATGATCGTCTGCCTAGACAAAGACCACTTCATGTTGAAGGAAATGAATCAAAAGTAACCTTTAAGGATTTGCGTGGTACATTTACTGAAGAGGAAATAGAAAAGGAGACTAAGCGTTGTCTTGGCTGTGGTGCTGTAGTTGTAGATCAATACCAATGTGTGGGATGTGGAATGTGTACTATAAGATGTAAATTTGACGCAATCTCACTGATAAGAAAATATGATAGTTCTGGTTTAGAGTTTAAGGATATGAAACCTGCAGTTATAAAACATGTTATAAAACGTCAAGGAAGAATTGCAGTGAAAAGTGTAAGAAAATCAGTAAAATCAATTTTCTCAAGAGAAAAAAGCAACATATAA
- the hypB gene encoding hydrogenase nickel incorporation protein HypB gives MDKYKVIEIKKSVFEDNDQEANLLREELRKEKTFLLNLMSSPGSGKTTTVLRTIEALKDEMNIGVLEADIDSEVDANTVSKSGAKVIQLHTGGMCHLDASMTKQGLLGLGTEEVDFAILENVGNLVCPAEFDTGSSKNAMILSIPEGDDKPLKYPLMFSICDVVLINKIDAIANFDFDFNAVKERIKKLNPNIKVIKISAKTGEGIDEWINWICTEVKNWRV, from the coding sequence ATGGACAAATATAAAGTTATTGAAATTAAGAAAAGTGTTTTCGAAGATAATGACCAAGAAGCAAATTTGCTTAGGGAGGAATTAAGAAAAGAGAAGACTTTTTTATTAAACTTGATGTCATCACCAGGTTCAGGGAAAACAACAACTGTTCTAAGAACAATTGAAGCTTTGAAAGATGAAATGAACATTGGTGTTCTAGAAGCAGATATTGATTCTGAAGTTGATGCCAATACTGTTTCTAAGAGTGGTGCAAAAGTAATCCAATTGCACACAGGTGGAATGTGTCATCTTGATGCGAGTATGACCAAACAAGGTCTATTAGGGCTTGGAACAGAAGAAGTTGATTTTGCAATCTTAGAAAATGTAGGTAATTTGGTATGTCCAGCAGAATTCGACACTGGTTCATCAAAAAATGCCATGATTTTAAGCATACCAGAGGGAGACGATAAACCTTTGAAATATCCTTTGATGTTCTCTATTTGTGATGTTGTATTAATTAATAAAATAGATGCAATAGCTAATTTTGACTTTGATTTTAATGCAGTAAAAGAACGTATAAAAAAATTAAATCCTAATATTAAGGTTATCAAAATCTCTGCTAAAACTGGTGAGGGAATTGATGAATGGATCAACTGGATATGTACAGAAGTAAAAAATTGGAGGGTATAA